A window of Synechococcus sp. MEDNS5 contains these coding sequences:
- a CDS encoding DUF6561 domain-containing protein: MPGPVVNGVKVGRSASGEAASQVAEALPFLPVLSEGTIRVVLLTSGHLVVARLRQTTDPDGDSAYQLIRPLRLVGDLDGDEWSLHPFLAGLTPQRNIVMLKAAVAAVLEPEARILQVYTRSTNQECPPSETPVERLKKAFQEFTDSIEPG; this comes from the coding sequence ATGCCAGGACCTGTCGTCAACGGTGTGAAAGTGGGACGTTCCGCATCCGGTGAAGCTGCCTCTCAAGTGGCTGAAGCCCTTCCATTTCTGCCAGTTCTCAGTGAGGGAACGATCCGCGTGGTGTTACTCACCAGTGGGCATTTGGTCGTGGCGCGTCTCCGGCAGACCACCGACCCTGATGGTGATAGTGCTTATCAATTGATTCGCCCCCTACGCCTGGTCGGGGACCTCGATGGGGATGAATGGTCCCTGCATCCATTTCTGGCGGGGCTGACACCGCAACGCAACATCGTGATGCTGAAGGCAGCAGTAGCCGCAGTGCTTGAGCCCGAAGCCAGAATTCTTCAGGTGTACACCCGCTCCACGAATCAGGAATGCCCGCCATCAGAAACCCCGGTTGAGCGGTTGAAAAAAGCTTTCCAGGAATTCACCGACAGCATTGAGCCTGGTTGA
- the priA gene encoding primosomal protein N': MSATPEESFQSEGVACPMQVVDVWLEAGREGRTFTYADHRRLGVSLGDLVVVRLRGRRLQGLVTASRSLCDDDEQERSHHLQPVEALLQQAAVDSEWQAWLNAMAASLHTSSFRMLKAALPPGWLGQRAKPPASGRKLWWIALLPAGVVPPPRSARQQALLDCLKAAGGGAWQRDLLNQGFHAGMVQSLHSKGYVRREQRLASASEPFNERHGARCDQDELEPPRNLTVEQQAALERFQELPEGGGLLLWGITGSGKTEVYLQLAAAEIVRGRHCLLLTPEIGLIPQLADRCRNRFGRRVLEYHSGCSDGERVRCWRRCLEAEEPLVVVGTRSAIFLPLRPLGLVVLDEEHDSSYKQESPMPCYHARNLALDRIRRQGGRLLLGSATPSLESWSRLKPKGPLELARLSSRISRQSLPPVRVIDMRHELAEGHKQLISRALMDRLAALPAKGEQAVVLVPRRGYSTFLSCRSCGEVVMCPHCDVAMTVHGSRSQQQWLRCHWCDHRAAVTDHCTACGSSAFKPFGAGTQRVMERLSEELEGLRLLRFDRDTTGGRDGHRRLLARFADGEADVLVGTQMLAKGMDLPQVTLAAVLAADGLLHRPDLRAGEHSLQLMLQLAGRAGRGEKPGEVLVQTYSPDHPVIQHLIDGRYERFLDEESTLRQQAGLVPYARACLLRLAGRSAAATATAGTLLAEQLRPLCVAAGWQLLGPAPAPVARVAGRSRWQLLLHGPPESPIPLPKGSDLWDGLPKDVTLSVDPDPLQL, translated from the coding sequence ATGTCTGCAACCCCCGAGGAATCCTTTCAATCGGAAGGTGTTGCATGCCCGATGCAGGTGGTGGATGTCTGGCTTGAGGCTGGTCGGGAGGGGCGGACGTTCACCTATGCGGACCATCGCCGACTGGGGGTATCCCTTGGTGATCTTGTCGTGGTGCGTCTGCGCGGTCGGCGTCTGCAGGGGTTGGTGACAGCATCCCGTTCTTTGTGCGACGACGACGAGCAGGAGCGATCCCATCACCTTCAGCCCGTGGAGGCCTTGCTCCAGCAGGCTGCCGTGGACTCTGAATGGCAGGCCTGGCTCAACGCCATGGCGGCCTCCTTGCATACCAGTTCCTTCAGGATGCTCAAAGCAGCCCTGCCACCAGGCTGGCTGGGGCAGCGGGCCAAGCCCCCTGCATCCGGTCGAAAGCTGTGGTGGATCGCTCTCCTGCCCGCAGGCGTTGTGCCTCCGCCTCGATCCGCTCGTCAGCAAGCCTTGCTGGACTGTCTGAAGGCTGCTGGTGGGGGAGCTTGGCAACGGGATCTCCTCAACCAGGGGTTTCACGCCGGGATGGTGCAGTCACTGCATTCCAAGGGATACGTACGTCGAGAGCAGCGGCTTGCTTCGGCCTCCGAGCCCTTTAACGAGCGCCATGGCGCTCGTTGCGATCAAGACGAGCTGGAACCACCACGCAACCTCACCGTGGAGCAGCAGGCTGCGCTCGAACGTTTTCAGGAGTTGCCTGAGGGCGGCGGTCTTCTCCTGTGGGGAATCACTGGCTCAGGCAAAACAGAGGTGTATCTGCAGTTGGCGGCCGCGGAGATCGTCCGTGGTCGTCATTGCCTTCTTCTCACTCCTGAAATTGGCTTGATTCCCCAGTTGGCGGACCGCTGTCGCAACCGTTTCGGCCGGCGAGTGCTCGAATACCACAGCGGTTGCAGCGATGGGGAGAGGGTGCGCTGCTGGCGTCGCTGCCTTGAAGCGGAGGAGCCTCTGGTGGTGGTTGGAACGCGCTCAGCGATCTTTCTCCCCTTGCGTCCCCTCGGTCTTGTGGTGCTCGATGAAGAGCACGACAGTTCCTACAAGCAGGAATCCCCGATGCCCTGCTATCACGCACGCAATCTTGCTCTCGATCGGATTCGCCGTCAGGGAGGACGACTTCTGCTTGGTAGTGCCACCCCCTCTTTGGAGTCCTGGAGTCGGCTGAAGCCGAAGGGCCCCCTTGAACTGGCCAGGCTTTCCTCCCGGATCTCCCGGCAATCCCTGCCCCCGGTTCGCGTCATCGACATGCGCCACGAGCTTGCGGAAGGCCATAAGCAGCTCATCAGTCGCGCTCTGATGGACCGGTTGGCGGCCCTTCCTGCCAAGGGAGAACAGGCTGTCGTTTTGGTTCCGCGCCGCGGCTACAGCACATTTCTCAGCTGCCGCAGCTGCGGTGAGGTGGTGATGTGTCCTCATTGCGATGTCGCCATGACCGTTCATGGAAGCCGTTCTCAGCAGCAGTGGCTTCGCTGTCATTGGTGTGACCATCGCGCTGCTGTGACAGACCACTGCACAGCCTGCGGTTCCTCTGCTTTCAAGCCGTTCGGTGCGGGTACGCAAAGGGTGATGGAGCGCTTGTCCGAGGAGCTGGAAGGGCTGCGCCTGCTCCGATTCGATCGCGACACAACAGGAGGGCGCGACGGTCATCGGCGCCTGTTGGCCCGTTTTGCCGACGGTGAAGCTGATGTTCTGGTAGGGACCCAGATGCTCGCCAAGGGAATGGATCTGCCCCAGGTCACCCTGGCTGCGGTGCTCGCGGCTGATGGCCTTCTGCACCGCCCTGATCTGCGGGCCGGTGAGCACTCTCTGCAGCTCATGCTCCAACTGGCTGGGAGGGCAGGCCGTGGAGAGAAACCTGGTGAAGTGCTTGTGCAGACCTACAGCCCGGATCACCCGGTGATCCAGCATCTGATCGATGGCCGCTATGAACGGTTTCTCGATGAGGAATCGACGCTCAGACAGCAGGCGGGATTGGTTCCCTACGCGCGAGCCTGTCTGCTGCGATTGGCGGGGCGTTCCGCAGCCGCCACAGCGACTGCCGGAACTCTTCTGGCTGAACAACTTCGCCCTCTTTGCGTCGCTGCCGGGTGGCAGCTGCTTGGACCAGCGCCAGCGCCGGTCGCCCGTGTGGCAGGGCGCAGCCGCTGGCAGCTGTTGCTGCACGGCCCGCCGGAGTCGCCCATCCCTCTGCCTAAGGGCTCGGACCTTTGGGATGGGTTGCCCAAGGATGTGACCCTCTCTGTGGATCCCGATCCACTTCAGCTCTGA
- a CDS encoding inorganic diphosphatase has product MANLDQAPSRSMPNLLHVLPAFADESELRLNTIVELNSNTINKYELITETGHLKLDRVGYSSLAYPFAYGCIPRTWDEDGDPLDIEIVNVTEPLIPGSIVEARIIGIMTFDDGGEVDDKVIAVLADDKRMDHIKSFEDLGDHWKKETTYYWEHYKDLKKPGTCTVNGFFGTEKAVEIIKTCEARYMAEIDPKLVD; this is encoded by the coding sequence ATGGCCAATCTCGACCAGGCTCCCAGCCGCAGCATGCCCAATCTGTTGCATGTGCTCCCGGCCTTCGCCGACGAATCTGAGCTGCGTCTGAACACGATCGTGGAACTCAACTCCAACACGATCAACAAGTACGAGCTGATCACAGAAACCGGTCATCTGAAGCTGGATCGCGTTGGTTATTCTTCGCTGGCTTATCCCTTCGCCTATGGCTGCATTCCTCGCACCTGGGATGAGGATGGCGATCCACTTGATATTGAAATCGTCAACGTCACCGAGCCGCTGATCCCCGGATCAATCGTTGAGGCCCGCATCATCGGCATCATGACGTTTGATGATGGTGGTGAAGTCGACGACAAAGTGATCGCTGTGCTGGCTGACGACAAGCGCATGGATCACATCAAGAGCTTCGAGGATCTTGGTGATCACTGGAAAAAGGAAACCACCTATTACTGGGAGCACTACAAAGATCTCAAGAAGCCAGGAACCTGCACGGTGAACGGATTCTTCGGCACCGAGAAGGCCGTTGAGATCATTAAGACCTGTGAGGCCAGGTACATGGCAGAGATCGATCCCAAGCTCGTTGACTGA
- a CDS encoding DUF2854 domain-containing protein, whose protein sequence is MKDLLSPGSLVTVAGGVLTVVGAVAYSTGNANLSLPTIFYGIPILLGGLALKSSELPPARRVVPKNQLRQEREAAAPELGKLLGDVTRWRYGQKAHLESSLEALKLWDEDRPPQLLEIEELHGECGYGLRMRFACEAVPLERWQERRDRLGRFFAKGLTATITPLDGDSLDLTLLPAGASSAGEHGES, encoded by the coding sequence ATGAAGGATCTGCTTTCACCGGGAAGTTTGGTCACTGTTGCCGGAGGCGTGCTCACGGTGGTCGGTGCAGTGGCCTACAGCACAGGCAACGCCAACCTCAGCCTCCCCACAATTTTCTATGGAATCCCGATCCTGCTCGGAGGATTGGCCCTGAAGTCATCGGAACTGCCGCCCGCCAGACGGGTTGTTCCCAAGAACCAGCTACGGCAGGAAAGGGAGGCTGCAGCCCCTGAACTCGGCAAACTGCTCGGCGATGTGACGCGCTGGAGATACGGTCAAAAAGCCCATCTAGAGAGCTCTCTTGAGGCGTTGAAACTCTGGGACGAGGATCGCCCTCCTCAGCTCCTTGAGATCGAGGAGCTCCACGGTGAGTGCGGTTATGGCCTGCGCATGCGCTTTGCCTGCGAGGCGGTCCCGCTCGAGCGCTGGCAAGAGCGCAGGGATCGTCTCGGTCGATTCTTCGCCAAAGGTCTTACTGCAACCATCACGCCACTCGACGGGGACAGCCTCGATCTCACCCTTCTGCCGGCAGGCGCCTCCTCGGCGGGCGAGCATGGTGAGTCCTGA
- a CDS encoding MarC family protein has translation MSLLHTAVGIFTISNPIGNLPIYLSFTDGNRRKDRAIARSSAITFLISLMLATWLGNDLLGFFGISRSAFQVAGGLIVVLIGLSMLRSEPSKVHHDPESIERDQNSAVKGIVPLGIPLLAGPGTLTVVIADPNAASMGGKIGLSVVVLALTAVVYLIFEAGEMLSSKISASALQVLTKIMGLLLTSIAVQMIFTGLRAGFPVLRELGISG, from the coding sequence ATGTCTCTTCTGCACACAGCTGTTGGCATCTTCACGATCTCGAACCCCATCGGCAATCTGCCGATCTACCTGTCGTTTACGGATGGGAACAGGCGCAAAGATCGCGCCATTGCTCGCAGCAGTGCGATCACGTTTTTAATCAGCCTGATGCTGGCCACCTGGCTGGGCAACGACCTACTTGGATTTTTCGGAATTTCACGCTCGGCATTCCAGGTGGCCGGCGGGCTGATCGTGGTTCTGATCGGCCTCTCCATGCTGCGCTCAGAACCATCAAAGGTTCACCATGATCCAGAGTCCATCGAACGGGATCAGAACTCCGCGGTGAAAGGGATTGTGCCCCTCGGCATCCCTCTGTTGGCAGGCCCAGGCACACTCACAGTGGTGATCGCAGACCCCAATGCAGCCAGCATGGGCGGCAAAATTGGACTGAGTGTGGTGGTGCTGGCACTAACCGCCGTGGTGTATCTGATCTTCGAAGCGGGGGAGATGCTCTCCTCCAAGATCAGTGCGTCAGCGCTTCAAGTGCTCACCAAGATCATGGGGCTTCTTCTCACCTCAATCGCGGTGCAGATGATTTTCACTGGTTTACGCGCAGGCTTCCCTGTGTTGAGGGAGCTGGGCATCAGCGGGTGA
- the rpoD gene encoding RNA polymerase sigma factor RpoD, with product MSPAASKSAQADATTSPAIVMVADANGQPKELTVKAKAKPKSKAASSSPKSSKAKPAAKTTKTAKTSSRSKTAAPAAVDLNAAADQLLAKASGKGAETTKAALDAATAGKEEKAKADAKAKVLASIKVGPKGVYTEDSIRVYLQEIGRIRLLRPDEEIELARKIADLLHLEELAAQFESDNGKLPDNKEWAALVEMPLIRFRRRLMLGRRAKEKMVQSNLRLVVSIAKKYMNRGLSFQDLIQEGSLGLIRAAEKFDHEKGYKFSTYATWWIRQAITRAIADQSRTIRLPVHLYETISRIKKTTKVLSQEFGRKPTEEEIAESMEMTIEKLRFIAKSAQLPISLETPIGKEEDSRLGDFIEADIENPEQDVAKNLLREDLEGVLATLSPRERDVLRLRYGLDDGRMKTLEEIGQIFDVTRERIRQIEAKALRKLRHPNRNGVLKEYIK from the coding sequence ATGAGCCCTGCTGCGAGCAAGTCAGCTCAGGCTGACGCCACGACATCCCCAGCGATCGTAATGGTGGCCGATGCCAACGGCCAACCCAAGGAGTTGACTGTTAAAGCCAAGGCCAAGCCCAAGAGCAAAGCGGCTTCGTCGTCACCTAAGAGCAGCAAGGCCAAACCCGCCGCGAAGACAACCAAAACTGCAAAAACCAGCAGCCGCAGCAAGACGGCTGCCCCCGCTGCGGTCGATCTCAATGCAGCAGCTGATCAGCTGCTGGCCAAAGCCTCAGGCAAGGGTGCGGAGACCACTAAGGCAGCCCTTGATGCTGCAACCGCTGGCAAAGAAGAAAAAGCCAAAGCAGACGCCAAAGCCAAGGTTCTCGCCAGCATCAAGGTGGGGCCCAAAGGTGTTTACACCGAAGACTCCATTCGCGTGTACCTCCAGGAAATCGGTCGCATCCGGCTCCTACGCCCCGATGAAGAAATCGAACTGGCCCGAAAGATTGCCGACCTCCTCCATCTCGAGGAACTCGCAGCTCAGTTTGAAAGCGACAACGGCAAGCTTCCCGACAACAAGGAATGGGCTGCTCTGGTGGAAATGCCACTCATTCGCTTCCGCCGGCGACTGATGTTGGGCCGCAGAGCCAAGGAAAAGATGGTGCAATCCAACCTGAGGCTGGTGGTATCGATTGCCAAGAAATACATGAACCGGGGCCTGAGCTTCCAGGACCTGATTCAGGAGGGCAGCCTGGGTCTGATCCGAGCCGCGGAAAAGTTTGATCACGAAAAGGGTTACAAATTCTCCACCTACGCCACGTGGTGGATTCGCCAGGCAATCACGCGCGCCATTGCCGACCAGAGCCGCACGATCCGACTTCCTGTTCACCTCTACGAGACAATCTCGCGGATCAAGAAGACCACCAAAGTTCTGAGTCAGGAATTCGGCCGCAAGCCCACAGAAGAAGAAATCGCCGAATCGATGGAGATGACCATCGAAAAGCTGCGGTTCATTGCCAAGAGCGCCCAGCTGCCTATTTCTTTGGAGACACCGATCGGCAAGGAGGAAGATTCGCGCCTTGGCGACTTCATTGAAGCCGACATCGAGAATCCAGAGCAGGATGTCGCCAAGAACCTGCTCAGGGAAGACCTTGAAGGCGTCCTCGCCACCCTGAGCCCACGGGAACGGGATGTGCTGCGGCTTCGCTATGGCCTCGATGACGGTCGCATGAAGACCCTTGAGGAGATCGGACAGATCTTCGATGTCACCCGCGAACGCATCCGCCAGATTGAAGCCAAGGCCCTGCGCAAGCTGCGCCACCCGAACCGCAACGGAGTTCTCAAGGAATACATCAAATAG
- a CDS encoding L,D-transpeptidase, translating to MKHFCFRRGACSVAAVTAVLLGSAAPGTASMALAPVAEDTHIHLDLRQRRISVIRNGQRIGPWPVAIGDPKTPTPTGVFQVENKRVNPQYESTKSGRIHPVTGPSSPLGHRWIGFLQQGPNQFGIHGTPWPHWVKIRAAVSNGCVRMLNAHVQKLYELVDVGTPVKITR from the coding sequence ATGAAACACTTCTGTTTCAGGCGGGGAGCCTGCTCTGTTGCTGCTGTCACTGCTGTTCTCCTGGGCAGTGCAGCTCCCGGTACGGCCTCGATGGCGCTTGCTCCGGTCGCTGAGGACACGCATATTCATCTCGATCTGAGACAGCGGCGCATCAGCGTGATCCGCAACGGTCAACGCATCGGACCTTGGCCTGTGGCCATTGGCGACCCAAAGACTCCCACTCCGACGGGTGTCTTCCAGGTTGAGAACAAGCGGGTGAATCCCCAGTACGAAAGCACCAAGTCAGGTCGCATTCATCCGGTGACTGGACCCTCCAGTCCCCTGGGCCATCGCTGGATTGGTTTTCTTCAGCAGGGGCCCAACCAATTCGGGATTCATGGAACCCCCTGGCCCCATTGGGTGAAGATCCGGGCGGCAGTCTCCAATGGGTGCGTGCGCATGCTCAACGCCCATGTGCAAAAGCTCTATGAACTTGTGGATGTGGGCACCCCAGTGAAGATCACCCGCTGA
- a CDS encoding DUF3153 domain-containing protein, whose translation MTIGLAEAQQALDRGDYGRCLRLLEPLASTHPISEPEGAMIRMLMVTAWMGQGEERRAISTCRLLTRCKDPDLRNRAKQLLNVLEAPSLERPARWSMQLPTLEMTPRMGQRPRISRRRRQPTPPPPPPTGPTPGPSAGFAAVVLVVLVGLTLLLGGCMQIRADLDLVGPDRLEMSWHINSLSGHTLPWQSNFRAAMRDQEPNWTQTFLRDGKLNLTSRPMNADAAARLMADTVERAGRFAGLSLPPPDLSMHERNWLVGVQQDLTLNLDLTEIASLPNDSLSVTISPGTDLRHVSSVPIPARLEDQRIVWSLVQGEVNHLELHRWQWSRLGLGSLVILGLLLVSTLLQSIRQSLGFGYPQLPS comes from the coding sequence ATGACCATCGGCCTGGCAGAAGCGCAGCAGGCACTGGATCGGGGTGACTATGGCCGGTGCCTTCGTCTTCTGGAACCGTTGGCATCCACTCACCCCATCAGCGAACCCGAGGGGGCGATGATCCGCATGCTGATGGTCACAGCATGGATGGGGCAAGGAGAAGAGCGACGCGCGATCAGCACCTGCAGGCTTCTCACTCGCTGTAAAGACCCAGACCTACGCAATCGGGCCAAACAGCTTCTGAATGTGCTGGAGGCACCCAGCCTGGAACGGCCTGCGCGCTGGTCGATGCAGCTCCCCACCCTCGAGATGACGCCACGCATGGGCCAGCGTCCACGCATCAGCCGACGTCGTCGGCAACCGACTCCGCCACCACCACCACCAACAGGGCCAACCCCAGGTCCATCGGCAGGGTTTGCCGCGGTGGTGCTCGTGGTGCTCGTGGGTCTCACCCTTCTTCTGGGAGGCTGCATGCAGATCCGGGCGGACCTGGATCTGGTGGGCCCGGACCGCCTTGAGATGTCTTGGCACATCAACAGCCTGAGCGGCCACACACTGCCCTGGCAGAGCAATTTCCGAGCAGCGATGCGCGATCAGGAGCCGAACTGGACTCAGACCTTCCTGCGCGATGGAAAACTCAATCTCACCAGTCGGCCTATGAATGCTGACGCGGCCGCAAGGTTGATGGCCGACACCGTTGAACGCGCGGGACGCTTCGCAGGACTGTCGCTGCCACCACCCGATCTCAGCATGCACGAACGGAACTGGTTGGTCGGCGTGCAGCAGGACCTGACCCTGAACCTGGATCTAACGGAGATCGCCTCCCTTCCCAACGATTCCCTGTCGGTGACCATTAGCCCAGGCACCGACCTGCGTCACGTGAGCAGCGTGCCGATCCCGGCGCGTCTCGAGGACCAACGCATCGTTTGGTCCCTGGTCCAGGGGGAAGTGAACCATCTGGAATTGCACCGATGGCAATGGAGCCGCCTCGGCCTCGGCAGCCTCGTGATCCTGGGGCTTCTGCTGGTCAGCACCCTGCTGCAGTCGATCCGGCAATCCCTGGGCTTTGGATACCCGCAGCTCCCTTCCTGA
- a CDS encoding TVP38/TMEM64 family protein produces MLRLRRFLLIAASVAGLAVLFHLIQVHGLEPLRNQVERLGVWAPVGIVLLRGVSILLPALPSTAYSLLAGALLGFQTGFIAIVIADLLFCQSAFLLARRYGRGPIKRLVGDKAMAKVEGFSRNQLEGNPFLLTGLLMTGLFDFVSYAAGLGGTSWRAFSLPLLVSVLLSDAPIVALGAGILGGGKLLLGAALLGVFALALVAGLVKQRAQQRKDGSAS; encoded by the coding sequence ATGCTTCGCCTTCGCCGATTCCTGCTGATCGCTGCGAGCGTCGCCGGACTCGCTGTGCTGTTTCACCTGATCCAGGTGCACGGACTTGAGCCGCTGCGCAACCAGGTGGAACGCCTGGGAGTCTGGGCTCCAGTCGGCATCGTGTTGCTCCGCGGAGTCAGCATCCTGCTGCCGGCCTTGCCGAGCACGGCTTACTCCCTACTGGCCGGCGCTCTCCTGGGCTTTCAGACCGGCTTCATCGCCATCGTGATCGCAGATCTTCTGTTCTGCCAAAGCGCTTTTCTGTTGGCGCGCAGATATGGCAGGGGGCCGATCAAACGTCTTGTCGGAGACAAGGCCATGGCCAAGGTGGAAGGATTCAGTCGGAATCAATTGGAGGGAAACCCGTTTTTACTCACGGGTCTTCTGATGACGGGTCTGTTTGATTTTGTGAGTTATGCCGCTGGCCTCGGTGGCACCAGCTGGCGTGCCTTTTCCTTGCCCTTGCTGGTGAGTGTGCTGCTCAGTGATGCCCCGATCGTGGCACTTGGGGCGGGGATTCTCGGCGGCGGCAAGCTTCTCCTGGGCGCAGCCCTGCTCGGGGTGTTCGCCCTGGCCCTGGTCGCCGGGCTGGTGAAGCAGCGTGCCCAGCAGCGAAAGGATGGATCAGCCAGCTAA
- a CDS encoding multidrug efflux SMR transporter gives MPSLSPWALLLLAIGAEVIGTSCLKVSDGFSRPWPTLVVLTAYGLSMTLMSRVVKTIPMGISYALWSGIGIVAIVLIGVVAYRQVPTGGQLIGMGLITAGVLIVNLSSPLTKG, from the coding sequence ATGCCGTCCCTCTCCCCCTGGGCTCTGTTGCTGCTCGCCATCGGCGCTGAGGTGATCGGCACCTCCTGCCTGAAGGTGTCGGACGGATTCAGCCGTCCATGGCCAACCCTGGTGGTGCTCACAGCCTATGGACTTTCGATGACGCTGATGTCACGGGTGGTGAAGACGATTCCCATGGGCATCAGCTACGCCCTCTGGAGCGGAATCGGCATTGTGGCGATCGTGCTGATTGGCGTGGTGGCCTACCGACAGGTCCCCACAGGAGGTCAGCTGATCGGGATGGGGCTGATCACAGCGGGTGTGCTGATTGTGAATCTGTCGTCTCCCCTGACCAAAGGCTGA
- the hemC gene encoding hydroxymethylbilane synthase, giving the protein MALEHLRIASRRSQLAMVQTNWVKAELESAHPGLAISVEAMATQGDKILDVALAKIGDKGLFTKELEAQMLVGRAEIAVHSLKDLPTNLPEGLMLGCITEREDPADALVVNSKNADHTLETLPEGSVVGTSSLRRLAQLRHHFPHLQFKDVRGNVITRLEKLDAGQYDCLILAAAGLSRLGFGDRIHQIIPGHISLHAVGQGALGIECVCDRPEVLKLIQVLEHAPTAGRCLAERAFLRELEGGCQVPIGVNSRIDGQELILTGMVASLDGQRLIRDERRGSLTDPEAIGRALAADLKSRGAGEILQEIFAAVRPEA; this is encoded by the coding sequence ATGGCTCTCGAGCACCTGCGCATTGCATCCCGCCGCAGCCAGCTGGCCATGGTTCAAACCAACTGGGTGAAGGCAGAACTGGAGTCGGCACATCCCGGCTTGGCGATCTCAGTTGAGGCGATGGCCACCCAGGGCGACAAGATTCTCGATGTGGCCCTCGCCAAGATTGGCGACAAGGGCCTGTTCACCAAAGAACTCGAAGCACAGATGCTCGTGGGCAGGGCGGAGATTGCCGTCCATTCCCTGAAGGATCTGCCCACCAACCTTCCTGAGGGGCTGATGCTGGGATGCATCACCGAAAGAGAGGATCCCGCGGACGCCCTCGTAGTCAACAGCAAAAACGCGGACCACACCCTGGAAACCCTTCCTGAAGGCTCGGTGGTGGGCACAAGCTCTCTGCGCAGACTGGCCCAGCTGCGCCATCACTTCCCCCATCTCCAGTTCAAGGATGTGCGCGGGAATGTGATCACTCGCCTCGAGAAACTCGATGCGGGGCAATACGACTGCCTGATTCTCGCGGCCGCTGGCCTGAGCCGGCTGGGATTCGGGGACCGCATCCACCAGATCATCCCTGGCCACATCTCTCTTCACGCTGTGGGGCAGGGTGCTCTCGGAATTGAGTGCGTCTGTGATCGGCCTGAGGTGCTGAAGCTCATTCAGGTTCTTGAGCATGCGCCCACAGCCGGGCGCTGCCTGGCCGAACGGGCTTTCCTACGCGAACTGGAGGGTGGATGCCAGGTTCCGATTGGGGTGAACAGCCGCATCGATGGACAGGAACTGATCCTCACCGGCATGGTGGCCAGCCTGGATGGCCAACGCCTGATCCGTGACGAGCGCCGCGGAAGCCTCACCGATCCTGAAGCCATCGGCCGAGCCCTGGCTGCAGACTTGAAATCCCGCGGTGCGGGAGAGATCCTTCAGGAGATCTTTGCCGCGGTGCGCCCCGAAGCCTGA
- the argB gene encoding acetylglutamate kinase, with protein sequence MDDALRVSVLSEALPYIQRFAGRRIVVKYGGAAMAHAELQTAVFRDLALLRSVGVQPVVVHGGGPEINHWLKRLDIAPEFREGLRVTDPSTMDVVEMVLVGRVNKQIVNGLNRLGAKAVGLSGSDGSLVEARSWGDGSHGLVGDVARVNPDVLEPLLDRGYVPVISSVAANREGVAHNINADTVAGELAAALEAEKLILLTDTPGILRDRESPESLIRQLKLSEARQLIDDGIVAGGMTPKTECCIRALAQGVSAAHILDGRVPHALLLEVFTDAGIGTMVLGRS encoded by the coding sequence ATGGATGACGCTCTCAGGGTTTCCGTCCTGAGCGAAGCCCTTCCGTATATCCAGCGATTCGCCGGGCGACGGATCGTGGTGAAGTACGGCGGCGCGGCCATGGCTCATGCCGAACTGCAGACTGCTGTGTTCAGGGATCTCGCCCTCTTGCGCAGCGTGGGTGTGCAACCGGTGGTTGTTCACGGCGGAGGACCTGAGATCAACCATTGGTTGAAACGGCTCGACATTGCACCTGAATTCCGCGAGGGCTTGCGAGTCACTGATCCATCGACGATGGATGTAGTGGAAATGGTTCTGGTGGGCCGGGTCAACAAACAGATTGTGAATGGACTGAATCGCCTCGGAGCCAAGGCGGTCGGCCTAAGTGGAAGCGACGGCAGCCTGGTGGAAGCCCGCTCCTGGGGCGACGGCAGCCATGGGCTGGTGGGCGATGTAGCCCGCGTCAACCCGGATGTGCTCGAGCCCCTTCTGGATCGTGGCTATGTACCGGTGATCTCCAGTGTTGCCGCCAATCGTGAGGGGGTCGCGCACAACATCAACGCTGACACCGTCGCTGGCGAGCTGGCAGCGGCATTGGAGGCCGAAAAGCTGATCCTGCTCACCGATACTCCAGGCATTCTCAGAGATCGGGAATCACCGGAGTCGCTGATCCGACAGCTCAAGCTATCGGAGGCCCGGCAGCTGATCGACGACGGCATCGTTGCCGGTGGCATGACCCCGAAAACCGAATGCTGCATCCGTGCACTCGCCCAGGGTGTCTCCGCAGCGCACATCTTGGATGGCAGGGTCCCCCATGCGTTGCTCCTGGAGGTGTTCACAGATGCTGGAATCGGCACCATGGTGCTGGGACGCAGCTGA